In a single window of the Anabas testudineus chromosome 19, fAnaTes1.2, whole genome shotgun sequence genome:
- the pald1a gene encoding paladin — MGTTASAAPPPVSVASPLECVHGNGMADSRQSLSTSPFQTVNIHNNKAKSIITNKVAPVVITYNCRQEFQIHDEILKTNYKVGRISDAMPEHYLVQGEYFMVQDVYSKADVLNTTGSYGAPNFRQVMGSYPLYGMGQPSLNGFKQVLQRLQAQGHEEVIFFCVREEPVVFLHKDDDFVPYTPRRKENLHENLHGLEKEELVENLELTIRKELHDFAKLSDNIFYIYNDIEYFKDEPQKISLMSEEDIHVTEEVYKRPMFTMPSYRYYRLPLPMEGAPLEEDFDAFVNILRESPSLSLGHDVSRPLPALLFSCQVGVGRTNLGMILGTLVMNRLRGDSKPPPQAEEAAASEPKPLFQVIQSVINKLPNGQQIMEEVDQAIALCSEMHNIKEAIYENKSKLEGIGEDYQIQGSSTKDYFLNRTMQSLERYFYLIVFNAYLHEQYPLAFVSNFSQWMCCHAWLYRLLAQMDQSELSASPKLVTKGARVLVADEYLAPDVLGTVKEMKAVNFRRVPKMPIYGVAQPTSEATKAVLAHLTDEKRKHSHMLWVNLQDELVLEGNGQIFTPREPLCLDQHISIPSSDPELIEKLETSLKEEILQAQKWLEVTLEQEKQMKMFKSCMTVQEIFNQHKSAHQGLFYKRIPLPDCSAPTEEDFDKLLEAMKSTLAEDSHSAFIFNCSNGKGRTTTAMVISVLTLWHFNGFPEFADDEIVSVPDAKYTKGEFEVVMQLVRLLPDGYRMKREVDMALDSVSETMTPMHYHLREIIICTYRQIKSGKTEKECQQLLLRSLQYLERYIYLILFNTYLHLEKKDSWQRSFTVWMEQVAARAGVYDILNQLGFSEFENPRESPLARLRCRWQQQNILSLPFRGEFI; from the exons ATGGGTACAACTGCCAGTGCAGCACCACCGCCTGTTTCCGTAGCATCGCCGCTTGAGTGTGTCCATGGCAACGGGATGGCCGACAGCAGGCAGTCTCTTAGCACGAGTCCCTTTCAGACAGTCAACATCCACAACAACAAGGCCAAGTCCATTATCACCAACAAAGTCGCACCTGTCGTCATCAC GTATAATTGCAGACAGGAATTTCAGATTCACGATGAGATTCTCAAGACAAACTACAAAGTCGGTCGCATATCAGACGCCATGCCTGAGCACTATCTGGTGCAG GGAGAGTACTTCATGGTCCAGGATGTGTACAGCAAGGCAGATGTCCTGAACACCACGGGCAGCTATGGAGCTCCCAACTTCCGCCAAGTTATGGGATCATATCCACTGTATGGGATGGGTCAGCCCAGCTTGAACGGCTTTAAACAGGTCCTCCAGAGGCTCCAAGCACAAGGACATGAG GAGGTTATATTCTTCTGTGTAAGAGAGGAGCCGGTGGTTTTCCTGCACAAGGACGACGACTTTGTGCCGTACACCCCCAGGAGGAAGGAAAACCTACACGAGAACCTTCACGGCCTGGAAAaggaggagctggtggagaaTCTGGAGCTCACCATCAGGAAGGag cTCCATGATTTTGCCAAACTCAGCGACAACATCTTCTACATCTACAATGACATTGAGTACTTTAAAGATGAGCCCCAGAAGATCTCTCTCATGTCTGAGGAGGACATCCATGTCACTGAAGAGGTCTATAAGAGGCCCATGTTTACCATGCCGTCCTACAG GTACTACAGATTGCCACTGCCAATGGAGGGAGCACCACTGGAAGAAGACTTTGATGCATTTGTTAACATACTCAGG GAGAGCCCCAGTTTGTCCCTGGGTCACGATGTGTCCCGGCCGCTGCCTGCTCTGCTCTTCAGCTGCCAGGTTGGCGTTGGCCGCACCAACCTAGGAATGATCCTGGGCACACTAGTCATGAATCGCCTGAGGGGTGATTCAAAACCGCCCCCTCA AGCTGAAGAGGCAGCCGCATCAGAACCCAAACCACTGTTCCAGGTCATCCAGTCTGTGATCAACAAGCTCCCTAATGGACAGCAGATCATGGAAGAG gTTGACCAGGCTATCGCTCTGTGTTCAGAAATGCACAACATAAAAGAAGCAATATATGAGAACAAGAGTAAACTGGAAGGGATCGGAGAAGATTATCAAATTCAG GGAAGCAGCACCAAAGACTACTTTCTCAACAGAACCATGCAGAGCTTGGAGCGCTACTTCTACTTGATTGTATTTAATGCATATCTTCATGAACAG TACCCTCTTGCCTTTGTGTCCAACTTCAGCCAGTGGATGTGCTGCCATGCGTGGCTGTACAGGTTGCTGGCCCAGATGGACCAATCAGAGCTGTCAGCCTCGCCCAAGCTGGTCACCAAAGGAGCTCGTGTCTTG GTTGCCGATGAGTACTTGGCTCCTGATGTTCTCGGCACAGTGAAGGAGATGAAGGCAGTCAACTTCAGACGAGTGCCCAAGATGCCCATTTATGGAGTGGCTCAGCCAACATCTGAG GCTACCAAAGCAGTTTTGGCCCATTTGACAGACGAAAAGAGGAAGCACAGCCACATGCTGTGGGTCAACCTGCAGGATGAGTTGGTGTTGGAAGGAAATGGTCAGATTTTCACACCCAGAGAGCCCTTGTGTCTCGACCAGCACATTTCTATCCCATCATCTGACCCAGAGCTAATAGAG AAACTGGAGACGTCTCTCAAGGAAGAGATACTGCAAGCTCAGAAGTGGCTGGAAGTGACgctggagcaggagaagcagaTGAAGATGTTTAAAAGCTGCATGACAGTGCAGGAGATCTTCAACCAGCACAAAAGCGCCCACCAGGGCCTTTTCTACAAACGCATCCCACTGCCAGACTGCAGTGCACCCACAGAGGAG GATTTTGATAAGCTCCTGGAGGCCATGAAGAGTACTTTGGCTGAGGACTCACACTCTGCCTTCATCTTTAACTGCTCCAATGGCAAAGGCAGGACCACAACCGCCATGGTCATCTCTGTCCTGACTCTCTGGCACTTTAAT GGATTTCCAGAGTTTGCAGATGATGAGATTGTGAGTGTTCCTGATGCCAAGTACACAAAGGGAGAGTTTGAG GTTGTGATGCAACTGGTGCGACTGCTCCCTGACGGCTACAGAATGAAGAGGGAGGTGGACATGGCCCTGGACTCTGTCAGCGAGACCATGACGCCCATGCACTACCATCTGAGAGAGATCATCATCTGCACGTACAGACAG atcAAAAGTGGTAAAACAGAGAAGGAGTGTCAGCAGCTACTGCTGAGGAGCCTGCAGTACCTGGAGCGATACATTTACCTCATCCTCTTCAACACATACCTGCACCTAGAGAAGAAAGACTCTTGGCAACGCTCCTTTACTGTCTGGATGGAACAG GTGGCTGCCAGGGCTGGAGTTTATGACATCCTCAACCAGCTGGGCTTCTCCGAGTTTGAAAACCCGAGGGAGTCGCCGCTGGCCAGACTGCGCTGCCGTTGGCAACAGCAAAACATCCTGTCACTTCCTTTCCGAGGGGAGTTCATCTGA